Proteins encoded in a region of the Nicotiana tomentosiformis chromosome 9, ASM39032v3, whole genome shotgun sequence genome:
- the LOC104087274 gene encoding RING-H2 finger protein ATL8-like — protein MTRPPRFLLTTTNSSSTPPPPPNPAAMEAEAEPPYSVTAESDFVVILAALLCAVICVSGLIVVARCTWLRRDTPEIPPPANKGLKKKVLKSLPKYKYDPSSTGAGNSALPVTAECAICLVEYVQGDEIRVLPHCGHVFHLQCVDTWLASHASCPSCRQILVGSRSRCRKCGELPPFSGDSNSGSITTPAESRSCHISSSTS, from the coding sequence ATGACTCGACCACCTAGATTTCTATTAACCACCACCAACTCTTCCTCCACTCCACCGCCGCCGCCAAATCCCGCTGCGATGGAAGCGGAGGCTGAGCCACCGTATTCGGTGACAGCAGAATCCGATTTCGTCGTCATCTTAGCTGCTTTACTTTGTGCAGTAATCTGTGTCTCAGGTCTCATTGTAGTAGCTCGTTGCACTTGGCTCCGGCGTGATACGCCGGAAATTCCGCCGCCGGCGAATAAAGGCTTGAAGAAGAAAGTTTTAAAGTCCTTGCCGAAGTACAAGTACGATCCTTCTTCTACAGGCGCGGGGAACAGTGCGCTGCCGGTCACGGCGGAGTGCGCGATTTGTCTGGTGGAGTACGTTCAGGGAGATGAAATTCGCGTGCTGCCGCATTGCGGTCACGTGTTCCACCTCCAGTGTGTGGACACGTGGCTTGCATCTCACGCGTCGTGCCCGTCATGCCGGCAGATTCTCGTCGGTTCTCGTTCTCGGTGCCGGAAGTGCGGCGAACTTCCTCCATTTTCCGGCGACTCCAACTCTGGTTCAATTACAACGCCGGCGGAATCTCGCTCTTGTCATATATCTTCCAGTACAAGCTAA
- the LOC104087273 gene encoding uncharacterized protein encodes MDQQQQQNPPTVDDKSLENKPGIIILGSPNVGKRTLLSRLLSIDSEDAFDSSSDILAYPWTINTKYYNADVSIWVAHLHEDFSIGALPAFDHLIALVLVFDISDLSSFVALKDWVSRTDILTFEILLCIGNKLDLLPGHSAHVEYRRRLLKSADSSGRPYIELDSGISETEGSSLLGDDDTSLEYKKSCLDWCLEHNIEYVEACASNVDFDKCLSVDGDSQGVERLFGALSAYMWPGMILKSGDRITEPSLPEPQELSDEESDFELEYEILSAGSADPWDDTDLGWVSADAPGETSGTKESVPNGKSGTELIGREMLPSSSASQLEGESERKEVPRADVAADDLEDDKGTTFDFENLEQLMSEIGNVRDSLRLMPDFQRREMAANLAMKMAAMFGDSSGDEGGFD; translated from the exons GACTACTTTCAATAGATTCTGAAGACGCCTTTGATTCATCTTCTGACATCCTAGCCTATCC GTGGACAATCAACACGAAGTATTATAATGCTGATGTTTCTATTTGGGTGGCCCATCTTCATGAGGATTTCTCCATTGGAGCTTTGCCAGCATTTGACCACCTTATTGCATTGGTGTTGGTCTTCGATATTAGTGAT CTCTCATCTTTTGTTGCGCTGAAAGATTGGGTTTCCCGCACCGACATCCTTACGTTTGAGATTTTGTTGTGCATTGGCAACAAATTGGACCTTCTTCCTGGTCATTCAGCTCATGTTGAATACAGACGACGCCTGTTAAAAAGTGCAGACTCCTCAGGTAGACCTTATATAGAATTGGACTCTGGAATTTCTGAAACAGAAGGAAGCAGCTTATTAGGAGATGATGATACATCATTGGAGTATAAGAAGTCCTGCTTAGATTGGTGCCTCGAACACAACATAGAATATGTTGAAGCCTGTGCATCAAATGTTGATTTTGACAAAT GTCTTTCTGTGGATGGTGATTCTCAGGGCGTTGAACGGCTCTTTGGGGCACTTTCAGCTTATATGTGGCCTGGAATGATCTTGAAGTCTGGTGATAGGATTACTGAACCTTCATTACCTGAACCGCAAG AATTGTCAGATGAAGAATCTGATTTTGAACTTGAATACGAAATCTTATCTGCTGGCTCCGCTGATCCCTGGGATGACACAGATTTAGGATGGGTATCTGCAGATGCTCCCGGTGAAACCAGTGGAACAAAGGAATCAGTTCCCAATGGAAAGAGTGGAACCGAGTTAATTGGACGAGAAATGCTACCCTCATCATCTGCGTCTCAATTGGAAGGAGAAAGTGAAAGAAAAGAAGTGCCCAGAGCAGATGTAGCTGCTGATGATTTAGAGGATGATAAAGGAACAACATTTGATTTTGAGAATTTAGAGCAGTTAATGTCCGAGATAGGGAATGTTCGAGACAGCTTGAGGTTAATGCCAGACTTCCAAAGGAGGGAAATGGCTGCAAACTTGGCAATGAAAATGGCGGCCATGTTTGGTGATAGCAGTGGAGATGAAGGAGGATTTGATTGA